GGAGAGAGGGAAATTGACCAAATGCTTGGAAGAGTTCGGTACATTCCTGCGTAACGTCTTGCCCTCTATCCCCGTTGACGTCATGCCTGGCGCAAATGACCCTAGTGATAAATCTTTGCCCCAACAGCCGCTGCACACTGCTCTGTTTGACGAGTCCATGCGTCCATATTTCAGCGCGGAAAACCGACAACTACTAAATCTAATGACAAATCCTTGTTCCTTCTCCCTGAATGGGTGGGATGTACTGGCCATGTCAGGACAGAGTATCAATGATATTTGCAAGTACATCATACCGTACACGAAGGAAGGGAGTGACCCAAACTCGGAGGCATCATCTGAAACGATGCCCACGGACACGACGGAGCACAGGTTGGATTTAATGGAGTGCACAATGAAGTGGCAAAACATCGCACCAACGGCACCGGACACCCTCTGGTGCTATCCATACAAGAACGACGATCCGTTTATCTTAAAGAGGTGGCCACATGTGTACTGTGTGGGTAACCAGCCGGAATTCGGTAGCAGAGTCATTACGATGAATAACGGAGCGAAAATCAAGATGATAGCGATTCCTGAATTCAGCACTACAGGTAAGATTGTCCTGCTAAATTTAAAGTCCTTGGATACGGAGGTAGTACGTATAGATATATAGTAAACCCGCATCCTACACGCTTACGTGTAAAACACAGTCAAGaccttattttttttccacttgtttttttttttgatttttttttctttgtgtGATTTTCGTGTCAAAAATGAAACGGGATGCCCGCTTGTTGTCACTGCGGTTAATGTACCGGGAGTtacagaggaagaacagcGTAGTGCTGGGAAGGCAAAAAAGTAACGACAACTGCAGGATTCGAACCTGCGCGGGCAGAGCCCAAAAGATTTCTAATCTTACGCCTTAACCACTCGGCCAAATTGCCTTGATGAATTGGTCTTGAATTTTTGGATCTTCAGATTTTGCTGGGGAGTCATTCAAGGGTATAAGGACTAGACGGTTAaggttcttgaagaaagtagCAACGGCAAATATACTGCTTGTAAAGCCTTCTCGTTCTGTACTAGCGCTTAAGCTAGGGTTTCTACGaagttgcaattgaaaaCATGCCTGTGATCTGCACGTCTCGAAAAAATCGATGGATGCGGCAAACTGTACCTTGTGCCAGATTAAAGAGGAAGGGCTGCTAGAATAAATGTTGAATTTTCAGTAAACCTGACATAGTCAGTTACAAGACCCAATGACCAGAACATTTAATGGCCGCCACATCCTCCATCCCCATAGCGTAGGGGCACCGGCCACGTCGCTGCGTCTACGTTCCACCCCAAAGCGTGAACAGCAACTACAGTGAGGCGACGCGACGCCTCCCCCGCAACACCCAGTTTTCCATGCACACCACCGTTGCCATGACTTCCTCCCGCGCCAGCTTCGCGTATCCGTGGCGACCAGTAACCATAACAACCGTTTCCATGGGAaaccaaaaagaaacacagcaacaaaaagaaaaaagaaaaaaaagaaaagaaaaagacaAAACAGCTCGTTTGCCTAAAACAAATACTCTCTCCGCCCCTTCCTTCGCGCTTCTCTCCTGCGGCTGTTTCTGGGCACCGTATTACCTGATTCtgtcgtttctttttattttcctATTCTGGAAGCAGTGCTATCTCGCATAGCAACGGGCGCCCGTTGCCTGGTCAACCAGCGGATAACGCGTTGCCAGTGGGGGGGCGCGTAACACAGCTATGAGAACTGGCCATCGATGCAGTCTAGATGAGAGGGGGAGGACAGGCGGGTGTGTATACAGTTGTCGCTAAGTCACAGACTACGTTGTATGTTCCCAGATGTCACATCTCCAGTAAAACGGCGCAGGAACGATCCAGAaacccatttttttcaaaggaaaaaattttcttttttctttttttttctttttttctttttcttaaTGGGAGGTAAAGTGAAAGGTAGAACTTTGCAATTATTTGATATATAAGCAATTGGAATATTTAGGGAACATTTGAGATGTGATACTTGGTAGTTTAGATAGTTTTCTTGTTGCtttttcttgctttttGTTTCTAGAAAAACCAACAGGAATTTAGCCACCGTCTATCTTTCCATCccttgtttcttctcctctccGCTTTCACTTTAATATAATATGTCTAAGGAAACTCCATCTAAGGCTGCCTCCGCTGCCCTTTCTGATCTGGAATTGAAGGATGCTAGTGCTAACTTGGGGATTGTCCAGGAGGCTGATGACTCCAAAATTGCAGAGGTCAATGAGAGATTGAGTGAAAGTGCCAAGTCTCACAAACAATACTTGCACTCGCACAGAATTCAACGTCACGCTTTAAAGGAGACTGAGAAGGAGGAACCAATCATGGTTGGTGACAAAAACAGACACACCGTGTTCCCTATCAAATACCACGAGATCTGGCAGGCGTACAAGAGGGCAGAGGCCTCCTTCTGGACCGCTGAGGAGATCGACTTGTCCAAGGATCTTCACGACTGGAACGTCAGAATGAACCCTAACGAGAAATTCTTCATATCCAGAGTCCTCGCCTTTTTTGCCGCTTCTGATGGGTTGGTCAACGAAAACTTGGTTGAGAATTTCTCCGCTGAGGTCAACATCCCAGAGGCAAAGGCTTTCTACGGGTTCCAAATCATGATCGAAAATATCCACTCGGAGACGTACTCCCTACTGATCGACACATACATCAAGGATCCAAAGGAGAGTGAGTTCCTGTTCAACGCCATTGAGACGATCCCACAGATTAAAGAGAAGGCAGAGTGGGCTCTAAGATGGATCGGTGACTCCGAGAGTGTTTTCGCTGAGAGATTGGTCGCCTTTGCCGCTATCGAAGGTGTCTTCTTCTCTGGTTCCTTTGCCTCTATCTTctggttgaagaagagaggtTTGATGCCAGGTTTGACTTTCTCGAACGAGCTGATCTGCAGAGATGAAGGTTTGCACACTGACTTCGCCTGCCTATTGTTTGCTCATTTGAAGCACAAGCCAGACCCATCCGTCGTCGAGAGAATAGTCACTGAGGCCGTCGAAATCGAAAAGAGATATTTCTTGGACGCTTTACCAGTCGCTTTGCTTGGTATGAACGCCGATTTGATGAACCAATACGTTGAATTCGTCGCCGACAGACTGTTGGTTGCATTCGGTAACGAGAAGTACTTCAAGGTCGAAAACCCATTCGACTTCATGGAAAACATCTCTCTTGCCGGTAAGACCAacttcttcgagaagagaGTCTCCGATTACCAAAAGGCTGGTGTCATGGCTCAAGCTACGAAGGAGGAAACTGGTGCCTTCAACTTGCAAGAAGATTTCTAAGCCTCGTGCACGACTCACTGCGCTTGCAAAAAATATTTATCACGCCCGTTATACAATTGATAATATATCGATCTATATATTTTTAAAATGACATTATCTCAAATCAATCCTCTTGATTAGGAATCGCGATATTGTTACTTAGCAAAAGTAACTTTGTCTCTTCCTCTATTGAAGACTCCGGGAAACAGTGCTTCCCTTGTGTGGGTGATCCAGGTCAAAAAGTTTCATtgtccaaaaaaaaatattcgGGGCATACTGGGAATTGAACCCAGGGCCTCTCACATGTTTGAGTTTTGTTTCCTAAGTTTGCTTAAGAATCGCCCAAAGCGAGAATCATACCACTAGACCACACGCCCTAATAattgaaattttgagatTTCTGGGTGCTGTTGATACATGCAATACCATGAAATTGTCCTTGACGTGATTTTCCAACAGTACCACTAGGATTAAGCAACATTTAGCACCT
The genomic region above belongs to Huiozyma naganishii CBS 8797 chromosome 2, complete genome and contains:
- the RNR2 gene encoding ribonucleotide-diphosphate reductase subunit RNR2 (similar to Saccharomyces cerevisiae RNR4 (YGR180C) and RNR2 (YJL026W); ancestral locus Anc_5.179); this encodes MSKETPSKAASAALSDLELKDASANLGIVQEADDSKIAEVNERLSESAKSHKQYLHSHRIQRHALKETEKEEPIMVGDKNRHTVFPIKYHEIWQAYKRAEASFWTAEEIDLSKDLHDWNVRMNPNEKFFISRVLAFFAASDGLVNENLVENFSAEVNIPEAKAFYGFQIMIENIHSETYSLLIDTYIKDPKESEFLFNAIETIPQIKEKAEWALRWIGDSESVFAERLVAFAAIEGVFFSGSFASIFWLKKRGLMPGLTFSNELICRDEGLHTDFACLLFAHLKHKPDPSVVERIVTEAVEIEKRYFLDALPVALLGMNADLMNQYVEFVADRLLVAFGNEKYFKVENPFDFMENISLAGKTNFFEKRVSDYQKAGVMAQATKEETGAFNLQEDF